In the Chryseobacterium sp. MYb264 genome, one interval contains:
- a CDS encoding bacteriocin-like protein, which yields MKNLKKLSAVELKKVQGGAAPPCCIDWDPIKRYCSAWDFNCLP from the coding sequence ATGAAAAATCTAAAAAAACTAAGCGCTGTAGAGCTTAAAAAAGTTCAGGGAGGTGCTGCTCCACCTTGCTGTATTGATTGGGATCCTATCAAGAGATATTGTTCAGCGTGGGATTTTAATTGCCTTCCTTAG
- a CDS encoding SusD/RagB family nutrient-binding outer membrane lipoprotein, translating to MKKILVVFAALSLASCSNDDYANLNIDPKTPSEVPGSFLFTGGVKSLFDQMGSTSVNNNIFRLVAQHWTECQYVTETNYNIRSRSIPDTYWNNLYTNVLYDLKKAKEYVNADPSLVAGQKSNQEAMISVIEVLAWQQLVDTFGNIPYSQALQGTANTTPAYDDAFTIYKDLLQKITVAYNNFDTANKGFETDFVYGNNISKWKKLAASIKFRLAMRLADVDPALSKTEAEDAVNKGLISSNVDNFVLSYENSTANANPLYSDLVLSGRQDFVPSDTFVDYLNGLDDPRRTVFLDNNKTPYVGGVYGDFNNYSAYTHIGVVFFTPTLKGDLLDYSEISFLLAEAKERGYNVPLTASAYYTQAITANMEYWGLASADIATYLARPDVVYSTAAGTWKEKIGKQFWIAMYNRGIDAWNVWRMYDAPALKLPVSTQTPVPKRFTYPVREVNLNGANQAQASSAIGGDEQQTRLFWDKF from the coding sequence ATGAAAAAGATATTAGTAGTATTTGCAGCTCTTTCTTTGGCTTCTTGTTCAAATGATGATTATGCAAACTTAAACATAGACCCTAAAACCCCTTCGGAGGTACCAGGTAGCTTCCTTTTTACCGGAGGTGTTAAAAGTTTATTTGATCAAATGGGGTCTACAAGTGTAAATAACAATATTTTCAGATTAGTAGCTCAACATTGGACTGAATGTCAGTATGTAACTGAAACGAATTATAATATCAGAAGTAGAAGTATTCCGGATACTTACTGGAATAATCTTTACACCAATGTTCTTTATGATTTAAAAAAAGCAAAGGAATATGTTAATGCAGATCCTTCTTTAGTTGCTGGCCAAAAAAGTAATCAGGAAGCAATGATTTCGGTTATTGAAGTATTAGCATGGCAACAATTGGTAGATACCTTTGGAAATATTCCTTATTCTCAGGCACTTCAAGGAACTGCGAATACGACTCCAGCATACGATGATGCTTTTACTATTTATAAGGATCTGTTACAAAAAATTACAGTAGCTTATAATAATTTTGATACTGCCAATAAAGGTTTTGAAACCGATTTTGTATACGGAAACAATATTTCAAAATGGAAAAAATTAGCGGCTTCAATTAAATTTCGATTAGCTATGAGACTGGCAGACGTAGATCCAGCTCTGTCAAAGACTGAAGCAGAAGATGCGGTTAATAAAGGATTGATTTCTTCTAATGTGGATAATTTTGTATTAAGTTATGAAAATAGTACTGCAAATGCCAATCCTTTATATTCAGATTTAGTTCTTAGTGGAAGACAGGATTTTGTACCTTCTGATACTTTTGTTGATTATTTAAATGGATTAGATGATCCAAGAAGAACAGTATTTTTGGATAATAATAAAACTCCGTATGTAGGTGGAGTGTATGGCGATTTTAATAATTATTCGGCATATACCCATATCGGTGTAGTATTTTTCACGCCTACTTTAAAAGGAGATTTGTTAGATTATTCTGAAATTTCATTTTTATTGGCTGAAGCAAAGGAAAGAGGTTATAACGTTCCTTTGACAGCGTCTGCATATTATACACAGGCCATTACGGCAAATATGGAATATTGGGGATTAGCGTCTGCAGATATTGCAACATACTTAGCCAGACCTGATGTTGTATACAGTACTGCGGCGGGTACCTGGAAAGAGAAAATAGGAAAACAATTCTGGATTGCCATGTATAATAGAGGAATAGATGCATGGAATGTATGGAGAATGTATGATGCACCAGCTCTTAAACTGCCTGTGTCAACACAAACTCCGGTTCCTAAAAGATTTACTTATCCAGTTCGAGAGGTTAATTTAAATGGGGCTAACCAGGCTCAGGCTTCATCAGCTATTGGTGGTGATGAGCAACAGACAAGATTATTCTGGGATAAGTTCTAA
- a CDS encoding SusC/RagA family TonB-linked outer membrane protein, translated as MKKLTAGVLALVLSSSLAVANAQQKKSDTVRTQEIEGVVVTALGIKREKKSLGYSTTEVKGDQLSNVPVANVTDALAGQVAGLNITQSGTMGGSANMVIRGTKSFVGSNQALVVVDGTPINNDTFNQANIGSGVGAYDYSNGMADVNPNDIESVNVLKGAAASALYGSRGMNGVIMITTKKGKKSRKIGVEFNSSTTLGFVDKSTLPKYQKQYGGGYSGTSFYPGNNDINGDGIPDNIIYTYDDASFGSPFDPNLMVYNWDSQYPQLPGYLKPTAFVAGKDPNSIWGTATTYQNSVAFSAGNEKGKYRFGYTNFLQEGALDNSNITKNTLDFSADYNFTEKLSAFGNISYVNTRGKGRVLTGYDSRNPMQSFRQWWNMSVDMDKQREAYNLTGQNMTWNIKDYQTQAIGYSDNYYFNRYQNYQTDTRNRYFGNFGLNYKLTSWLSAMARYTFDTFDELREERVAMGSSSEQGRLAHGGKGEYYFLNHKVTENNYDLMLNVNKDFGSDFNLTGSLGWNLRTNSRYGNSAVTNGGLKIPGLYSITNTAQPLTEANITDFDINKKVDGFYAQGSLGYKNMLFVDGSIRTDRSSALPTSNNRYWYYSASGSFVFSELLKSKKVINFGKLRLNYAEVGNDTDPYQLLNTYTLNAAFNGSYSASNPQTTANNNLKPERMREIEAGLEMSFLKNRLSFDVSVYKSKTRDLITAADVSSGSGFTRAWMNSGDIENKGIEARLTVVPVKSQDFKWEMTANWSKNKNTVTKINGDIQYLQSGSMWNVTTGAQLGESTGTIRGYDFVYLNGQRVVGSDGKYLQGEQSNAVIGDAVAKWRGGLLNTITYKNLSLSFLIDVKHGGDVYSRDMAYGLSTGLYEETAGLNDLGNPIRNSLANGGGIILPGVKADGTPNDIRSDFSDSTNPYGYAGGSGGTEAPEKMHVYDGSFVKLRNVTISYRLPKETFGNSFIDSMTLSLIGRNLWIIHKNTPYTDPEAGLSAGNTIGFQSGAHPAFREIGASIKVEF; from the coding sequence ATGAAGAAACTAACTGCTGGTGTTCTTGCGCTGGTGTTATCTTCATCTTTAGCTGTTGCTAATGCTCAGCAAAAGAAGAGTGACACAGTAAGAACTCAGGAAATTGAAGGCGTGGTAGTCACTGCCCTTGGAATTAAAAGAGAGAAGAAGTCTCTTGGATATTCTACAACAGAAGTAAAAGGAGATCAGCTTTCAAATGTTCCGGTTGCCAATGTAACAGACGCTTTGGCGGGACAGGTAGCGGGGTTGAATATTACTCAATCCGGAACGATGGGGGGCTCAGCAAATATGGTTATAAGAGGTACAAAATCTTTTGTTGGAAGTAACCAGGCTCTAGTGGTTGTGGATGGTACCCCAATAAATAATGATACTTTTAACCAGGCTAATATTGGCTCAGGAGTCGGAGCATATGACTACTCGAACGGTATGGCTGATGTCAATCCAAATGATATTGAGAGTGTAAACGTACTTAAGGGGGCGGCTGCATCTGCATTATACGGTTCAAGAGGTATGAATGGTGTTATCATGATTACCACGAAAAAGGGTAAAAAAAGTAGAAAGATTGGTGTTGAATTCAACAGTTCTACAACATTAGGTTTCGTTGATAAATCTACTCTCCCTAAGTATCAGAAACAATATGGGGGTGGATATTCAGGAACATCCTTCTATCCGGGAAATAATGACATTAATGGTGATGGTATTCCGGATAATATTATTTACACCTATGATGACGCATCTTTTGGGTCACCATTTGACCCAAACTTAATGGTTTATAACTGGGATTCCCAGTATCCTCAATTGCCAGGCTACTTAAAACCAACAGCATTTGTAGCAGGTAAAGATCCAAATTCAATTTGGGGAACAGCTACTACCTACCAGAATTCAGTAGCGTTTTCAGCAGGAAATGAAAAAGGAAAATACAGATTTGGTTATACTAACTTTTTACAAGAAGGAGCTCTTGATAACAGCAATATAACGAAAAATACGCTCGACTTTTCAGCTGATTATAATTTTACAGAGAAATTAAGTGCGTTTGGTAATATCTCATATGTTAACACAAGAGGAAAAGGTAGAGTTTTAACAGGCTACGATTCAAGAAATCCGATGCAATCCTTCAGACAATGGTGGAATATGTCTGTTGACATGGATAAGCAGAGAGAGGCTTATAATCTTACAGGTCAAAATATGACTTGGAATATAAAGGATTATCAAACGCAAGCTATAGGTTATTCTGATAATTATTATTTTAACAGGTATCAAAATTATCAGACTGATACGAGAAATCGCTATTTTGGAAACTTTGGTTTAAATTACAAGCTTACCAGCTGGCTAAGTGCAATGGCTAGATATACATTTGATACCTTTGATGAGTTAAGAGAAGAAAGGGTTGCTATGGGATCTTCAAGTGAGCAGGGGAGATTAGCACACGGAGGAAAAGGCGAGTATTATTTTTTAAATCATAAAGTGACTGAAAATAATTATGATTTAATGTTAAATGTCAATAAGGATTTTGGTTCTGATTTTAATTTAACAGGTAGTTTAGGCTGGAATTTAAGAACAAACAGCAGATATGGAAATAGTGCGGTTACTAATGGTGGTTTGAAAATTCCTGGATTATATTCGATTACTAATACTGCCCAACCTCTTACAGAAGCTAATATAACTGATTTTGATATCAATAAAAAAGTCGATGGTTTCTATGCGCAAGGGAGTTTAGGATATAAAAATATGTTATTTGTGGATGGGTCTATCAGAACAGACCGTTCATCTGCTTTACCAACGAGTAATAACAGATATTGGTATTATTCAGCTTCAGGAAGTTTTGTATTTTCAGAATTATTAAAGAGTAAAAAGGTTATTAATTTTGGTAAACTAAGGTTAAACTATGCGGAAGTAGGAAATGATACAGATCCTTATCAATTATTAAATACATACACATTAAATGCAGCTTTCAATGGTTCTTATAGTGCTTCAAATCCCCAAACGACGGCGAATAACAATTTGAAGCCGGAAAGAATGAGAGAAATTGAAGCTGGTTTAGAAATGAGCTTTCTTAAGAATAGATTGAGTTTTGATGTATCTGTTTATAAATCAAAAACAAGAGATTTAATTACTGCTGCAGATGTATCTTCTGGGTCTGGGTTTACCCGAGCTTGGATGAATTCAGGTGATATTGAAAACAAAGGTATTGAAGCTAGATTAACAGTAGTTCCGGTTAAATCTCAGGATTTTAAATGGGAAATGACAGCAAACTGGTCTAAAAACAAGAATACGGTTACAAAAATCAATGGAGATATTCAATATTTACAATCTGGATCCATGTGGAATGTTACTACAGGTGCACAATTAGGAGAATCTACCGGAACAATTAGAGGTTACGATTTTGTGTATTTAAATGGGCAAAGAGTTGTAGGTAGTGATGGTAAATATTTACAAGGTGAACAATCTAACGCAGTTATTGGTGATGCAGTAGCTAAATGGCGTGGAGGTCTATTAAATACCATTACGTATAAAAACCTTAGCTTAAGTTTTCTTATTGATGTAAAACATGGTGGGGATGTGTACTCTAGAGATATGGCCTACGGACTGTCAACTGGTTTGTATGAAGAAACCGCAGGTTTAAATGATCTAGGTAATCCTATTAGAAATTCATTAGCAAACGGCGGAGGTATTATACTTCCAGGTGTTAAGGCTGATGGAACTCCAAATGATATTCGCTCAGATTTTTCTGATTCTACGAATCCTTATGGATATGCTGGAGGTAGTGGTGGTACTGAGGCACCTGAAAAAATGCATGTTTATGACGGATCCTTTGTTAAATTACGAAATGTTACTATTTCGTACAGACTTCCAAAAGAAACATTCGGTAATTCATTCATTGATAGCATGACTTTATCTTTAATTGGAAGAAACCTATGGATTATTCATAAAAATACACCATATACAGATCCTGAAGCAGGATTATCAGCAGGTAATACAATTGGGTTCCAAAGCGGTGCTCACCCAGCTTTTAGAGAAATTGGTGCAAGTATTAAAGTAGAATTTTAA
- a CDS encoding ribonuclease HII — MELIKNYTNLYIEAGCDEVGRGCLSGPVVAAAVILDDDFKQNLVNDSKKLNFKTRMSLDEYIKDNVKNYAIAELSPAFIDEHNILNASIHAMHQALDKLTTRPEFILVDGNKFHPYNFIPHQCIIKGDSKILSIAAASILAKNYRDKLMIELHEEFPDYGWDTNFGYATKKHQEALIKHGPTKYHRQSFRLKYD, encoded by the coding sequence ATGGAATTAATAAAAAACTACACCAATCTTTACATCGAAGCCGGGTGCGATGAAGTGGGCAGAGGATGCTTAAGCGGACCGGTAGTTGCCGCAGCGGTAATTTTGGATGATGATTTTAAGCAAAATTTGGTTAATGATTCCAAAAAGTTAAATTTTAAAACGAGAATGAGTCTCGATGAATATATAAAGGATAATGTAAAAAATTATGCGATTGCGGAGCTATCCCCAGCATTCATTGACGAACATAATATCCTAAATGCCAGCATACATGCCATGCATCAGGCACTCGACAAATTAACAACAAGACCCGAGTTTATTTTAGTTGACGGTAATAAATTTCATCCTTATAATTTCATTCCTCATCAATGTATCATTAAGGGGGATTCAAAAATTTTATCTATTGCTGCGGCATCTATTTTAGCAAAAAATTATAGAGATAAACTGATGATTGAGCTACATGAAGAGTTCCCCGATTATGGTTGGGATACCAACTTCGGATATGCCACAAAAAAGCACCAGGAAGCCCTTATAAAGCATGGTCCGACGAAATACCACCGTCAGTCTTTCAGATTGAAATATGATTAA
- the yidC gene encoding membrane protein insertase YidC yields MQQNNGLDKSQMISFAVLCVVLFGFMFYFQNKQSKEEEVKAQQQKTEQVKNAVKQSQASNINPNVTPNAIQTANLANKELKVEFASLGGQVSKVELAEYKAYDHKTDNADLPLYLITKNNSNYGFQFKDKTGKIINTKDLVFSPTVNGNAVTMTANYNGAVIQFIYTLLPKYTLDFKVRTQGLAKVTSDNKADFIWDYSVRNLEKGRAQEQSHSEFSYAFNNYKDYDYDGRTTMEEEKETLNWIGVKQQFFASVIEAKNGFTQSKGNQENVEEGEYLKKLNYEGFVQMTGSELNQDFTWYFMPLDLPLLKSYDKNFDEILPLGWSFIGWMNRGFFIPIYNFISSWGLTAGWAIFLLTILVKLILSPIMYKQHKLSAMMRVIRPEIDEANAKFKDADPMKKQQATMEIYRKAGVNQMAGCLPALVQVPIFYALFRFFPNFIDLRGKGFWFAKDLTAYDDIIKLPFKVPFLGDHLSIFAIACTVVILIYTIMTSGNMQQPQQEGMPNMKVLMYIFPITFLFFLNTSASGLSWYYFVSNAINILIILVIKYVILDEKKIHAQIQANKEKPKAEGKFQKRMREMMEKAQEQQKVQENQRKKK; encoded by the coding sequence ATGCAACAGAACAACGGACTCGATAAAAGTCAAATGATTAGTTTTGCGGTTTTATGCGTGGTTCTTTTTGGTTTCATGTTTTATTTCCAAAACAAGCAATCGAAAGAGGAAGAGGTAAAAGCTCAGCAACAGAAGACCGAACAGGTAAAAAATGCTGTAAAACAGTCTCAGGCAAGCAATATCAATCCAAATGTAACGCCGAACGCTATTCAGACTGCGAATCTTGCTAACAAAGAATTGAAAGTGGAATTTGCAAGTTTGGGCGGACAGGTTTCTAAAGTAGAACTTGCAGAATACAAAGCATATGATCATAAAACGGATAATGCAGATCTTCCGTTGTATCTGATCACAAAAAATAATTCAAACTACGGTTTCCAGTTCAAGGATAAAACAGGAAAGATAATCAATACCAAAGATCTTGTTTTTTCTCCAACGGTTAATGGAAATGCAGTAACGATGACGGCTAATTACAACGGAGCGGTTATCCAATTCATTTATACTTTACTTCCAAAATATACGCTTGATTTTAAAGTAAGAACTCAGGGGCTTGCTAAAGTTACTTCTGATAACAAAGCCGATTTTATCTGGGATTACAGTGTGAGAAACCTTGAAAAAGGGAGAGCTCAGGAGCAATCTCACTCAGAATTCTCGTATGCTTTCAATAATTATAAAGATTATGATTATGACGGAAGAACAACGATGGAAGAAGAAAAAGAAACGCTGAACTGGATTGGAGTGAAGCAGCAGTTTTTTGCATCAGTGATTGAAGCGAAAAACGGATTTACTCAAAGCAAAGGAAATCAGGAGAATGTAGAAGAGGGTGAATATTTGAAAAAACTGAACTATGAAGGTTTTGTTCAAATGACAGGAAGCGAATTGAATCAGGACTTTACCTGGTACTTTATGCCATTAGATTTACCTTTATTAAAATCTTACGATAAAAACTTCGATGAAATTTTACCATTAGGCTGGTCTTTCATAGGATGGATGAACAGAGGGTTCTTTATTCCTATTTATAATTTCATTTCATCTTGGGGATTAACTGCTGGTTGGGCTATTTTCTTATTAACGATTTTGGTTAAATTAATCTTATCACCAATTATGTACAAGCAACATAAATTGAGTGCCATGATGAGAGTAATTCGTCCGGAAATTGATGAAGCGAATGCTAAATTTAAGGATGCAGATCCAATGAAAAAGCAGCAGGCTACGATGGAAATCTACAGAAAAGCCGGAGTAAATCAAATGGCGGGATGTTTGCCGGCATTGGTTCAGGTTCCTATTTTCTATGCGTTGTTTCGTTTCTTCCCGAACTTTATTGATTTGAGAGGAAAGGGTTTCTGGTTTGCAAAAGATTTAACAGCGTATGATGATATTATTAAATTGCCATTCAAGGTACCTTTCTTGGGAGATCATTTGAGTATTTTCGCGATTGCATGTACCGTGGTTATCTTGATCTATACCATAATGACTTCAGGAAATATGCAGCAGCCACAGCAGGAAGGAATGCCAAATATGAAGGTATTAATGTACATCTTCCCGATCACATTTTTATTCTTTTTGAATACTTCTGCATCTGGTCTTTCTTGGTATTACTTCGTTTCAAACGCAATTAATATCTTAATTATCCTTGTGATTAAGTATGTGATTCTCGATGAAAAGAAGATCCATGCACAGATCCAGGCGAATAAAGAAAAGCCAAAAGCGGAAGGTAAGTTCCAGAAACGTATGAGAGAAATGATGGAAAAAGCTCAGGAACAGCAAAAAGTTCAAGAGAACCAACGAAAAAAGAAATAG
- a CDS encoding CTP synthase: MSKKNTKYIFVTGGVTSSLGKGIVSASLGLLLKSRGFNVTIQKLDPYINIDPGTLNPYEHGECYVTEDGAETDLDLGHYERYLDAPTSQNNNVTTGKIYQTVIEKERKGDFLGKTVQVIPHITNEIKRRIKILSKQNYDIIITEIGGTVGDIESLPYIETVRQLKWELGENNSMVIHLTLLPYLASSGELKTKPSQHSVRQLMESGIMADVLVCRTEHKIPKDQRAKLAQFCNVALENVIECKDLETIYEVPMYLQKQNFDDVVLKELDLKSDKEADLKDWKSFLKKFQNPKKSIEIALVGKYVSLQDSYISIAEAFKHAGADLETEVKVRWVYSGDLTAENIKETLAGVSGILVAPGFGDRGIEGKILTAQYARENKVPMLGICLGMQIMTVEFARNVLGYTKANSMEFDTSTEHPVISLMEEQKNVVDKGGTMRLGAWKCTLKNGSKLNEIYGAKNITERHRHRYEFNSEYIGEFEKNGFLATGTNPETGLVEALEMPDHPFYVGVQYHPEYKSTVATPHPLFRAFINACTQK; this comes from the coding sequence ATGAGTAAAAAGAATACAAAGTACATCTTTGTGACAGGAGGTGTAACTTCATCTTTGGGAAAGGGAATCGTTTCAGCTTCTCTTGGACTATTACTAAAATCACGTGGCTTCAACGTAACTATTCAGAAACTAGATCCTTATATTAATATCGATCCGGGAACTTTGAATCCTTATGAGCACGGAGAGTGTTATGTAACCGAAGATGGCGCGGAGACGGATCTGGATTTAGGACACTATGAGCGTTATCTTGATGCTCCGACTTCCCAAAACAATAACGTTACGACAGGAAAAATTTACCAAACTGTTATCGAAAAAGAAAGAAAAGGAGATTTCCTTGGAAAAACAGTGCAGGTAATTCCTCATATTACCAACGAAATTAAACGTAGAATTAAAATTTTATCTAAACAGAACTACGATATCATTATTACGGAGATCGGTGGAACTGTGGGAGATATTGAATCTTTACCTTACATTGAAACTGTTCGTCAGTTGAAGTGGGAATTGGGGGAAAATAATTCTATGGTCATTCACTTGACCTTGTTGCCTTATTTGGCTTCAAGTGGAGAATTAAAAACAAAACCATCTCAGCATTCTGTTCGCCAGTTGATGGAAAGCGGAATTATGGCTGATGTTTTGGTTTGCAGAACAGAACATAAAATCCCGAAAGATCAGAGAGCAAAATTGGCTCAGTTTTGTAACGTAGCTTTAGAAAACGTTATTGAATGTAAAGATTTGGAAACGATCTATGAGGTTCCAATGTACCTTCAGAAACAAAATTTTGATGATGTTGTTCTTAAAGAATTGGATCTGAAAAGCGATAAAGAAGCAGATCTTAAAGACTGGAAATCTTTCCTGAAGAAATTCCAGAATCCTAAAAAATCAATCGAAATTGCTTTGGTTGGAAAATATGTTTCTCTTCAGGATTCGTATATATCCATTGCTGAGGCTTTCAAACATGCAGGTGCAGATTTGGAAACTGAAGTTAAGGTAAGATGGGTTTACAGTGGAGATTTAACTGCTGAAAATATTAAAGAAACTTTAGCCGGCGTAAGCGGAATTCTTGTTGCTCCAGGTTTTGGCGACAGAGGGATTGAAGGTAAAATTCTTACCGCGCAGTATGCAAGAGAGAATAAAGTTCCGATGTTGGGTATTTGCTTGGGAATGCAGATTATGACTGTTGAATTTGCAAGAAATGTTCTTGGTTATACTAAGGCAAACTCAATGGAATTCGATACTTCTACGGAACATCCTGTCATTTCTTTGATGGAAGAGCAGAAAAATGTTGTTGATAAAGGAGGTACAATGCGTCTTGGTGCATGGAAATGTACATTGAAAAACGGTTCTAAATTAAACGAAATCTACGGAGCGAAAAATATTACCGAAAGACACCGTCACAGATATGAATTCAACAGTGAATATATTGGAGAATTCGAGAAAAACGGTTTCCTGGCAACAGGTACAAACCCGGAAACAGGATTGGTGGAAGCATTAGAAATGCCGGATCACCCATTCTACGTTGGGGTACAATATCACCCGGAATATAAGAGTACGGTAGCAACACCGCATCCTTTATTCAGAGCTTTTATTAATGCTTGTACACAGAAATAA
- a CDS encoding CDP-alcohol phosphatidyltransferase family protein, producing MISVYKLKPKFQQLLTPILLFLHRNKITANQITISSILLSAIIGILFWNAEHSKWFFLSLPIGLLIRMALNALDGMMARKFNQISKLGEVLNEVGDIVSDVIIFFPLLKFQPESLYLIIIFIVLSIINEFSGLLGKVIGKDRRYDGPMGKSDRALLLGLYGLLIFFGVNISGISNYIFGIIIALLIISTFTRLKKSLHE from the coding sequence ATGATTTCCGTATACAAACTCAAACCAAAATTCCAGCAACTCCTCACTCCTATTCTATTATTTCTTCATCGAAATAAAATTACTGCGAATCAGATTACGATAAGTTCAATCTTACTTTCTGCAATTATCGGAATATTATTTTGGAACGCAGAACATTCAAAATGGTTTTTCCTGAGCTTACCCATCGGATTATTAATAAGAATGGCACTGAATGCGTTGGACGGAATGATGGCAAGAAAATTTAACCAAATCAGCAAATTAGGCGAGGTTTTGAATGAGGTTGGCGACATCGTTTCAGATGTTATTATCTTTTTTCCATTATTAAAATTTCAACCCGAAAGTTTATATTTAATCATTATTTTCATTGTTTTAAGTATTATTAATGAATTTTCAGGATTACTTGGAAAAGTAATTGGTAAAGATCGACGTTATGATGGGCCAATGGGAAAAAGTGACCGCGCTTTACTCTTAGGTTTATATGGATTATTGATTTTTTTCGGGGTCAATATTTCAGGAATTTCCAATTATATTTTCGGCATTATTATCGCTCTTCTCATCATCAGTACATTTACCAGATTAAAGAAATCTCTGCATGAATAA
- a CDS encoding phosphatidate cytidylyltransferase, with the protein MNKEENKFADVPLRVKTWIYIILVFALGISHPFAMKIFVSWIAFQSFFEFLRLFKITSNRIITSVFIGISQFLLLNFFSLEHYFLCSLALSLIVLIYFSLLKTSFKQILKIGIALIVCLFAFPHLYFIRENFSGINSIIFIVVVTELNDVFQYLMGKFFGKHKITPQISPNKTLEGFIGGVFLTIILSNILGFFLLKTNILVNSTLGLTLGISGFFGDVFMSYLKRKANIKDTGKLLPGHGGLLDRMDSLIFNAPIFFWTLSFLIKF; encoded by the coding sequence ATGAATAAAGAAGAAAACAAATTTGCCGACGTTCCGTTACGCGTAAAAACATGGATCTATATTATCCTCGTTTTTGCCCTCGGAATTTCGCATCCTTTTGCCATGAAAATCTTCGTTTCGTGGATTGCCTTTCAAAGCTTTTTTGAATTTTTGAGATTATTTAAAATCACTTCAAACCGAATTATTACGTCCGTTTTCATCGGAATTTCACAATTTTTATTATTAAATTTTTTCAGTCTTGAACATTATTTTCTGTGCAGTTTAGCGCTAAGTTTAATTGTCTTGATTTATTTTTCATTATTAAAAACTTCCTTTAAGCAAATTTTAAAAATAGGAATTGCCTTGATTGTGTGTCTTTTTGCTTTTCCACATTTATATTTCATCAGAGAAAATTTTTCCGGCATCAATTCCATTATTTTCATTGTTGTAGTCACAGAACTGAATGATGTTTTTCAATATTTAATGGGAAAATTCTTCGGAAAACATAAAATCACCCCACAAATCAGCCCAAATAAAACATTAGAAGGATTTATCGGCGGAGTTTTTTTAACAATTATTTTAAGTAATATTTTAGGTTTTTTCTTATTAAAAACTAATATTTTAGTTAATTCAACTTTAGGATTAACATTGGGAATTTCAGGATTTTTCGGAGATGTTTTTATGTCTTATTTAAAACGAAAAGCCAATATAAAAGACACGGGAAAACTTCTTCCCGGACATGGCGGATTATTAGACCGAATGGATAGTTTAATCTTTAATGCGCCAATTTTTTTCTGGACTTTATCATTTTTAATCAAATTTTAA